The following is a genomic window from Spirosoma foliorum.
AATGCCTTGTCTTTTCTTCCCCTGGTCAATGCGGCCAATTCAAAATTTGACCAGGGAGAGCTGCTCCGTTATTTGAGTGAGATGTGCTGGTATCCATCGGCCGCCCTTAGCCCGTTCATCACCTGGGAATGCTTCGACGCTACGAGTGCAGTAGCTACAATTACGTATAAAGGCGTCACGGCGTCAGCCCTTTTTTCTTTCGATGACCAGTATCGACTGATCAGTGTGACTGCCAAACGGTATAAAGAGGCTGATGCTGCGAGCAGATTAGAGAGCTGGTATATTCCAGTTCGAGGCTGGAAAATTATGAATGGCATACGCATTCCCGTTAAGGGAGATGTTATGTGGAAATTAGATGCTGGTGATTTCACGTATTACCAATGGGAGATTACCGATATAGATTACAACAAACAAATGCTCTATTGAGTACATACGCCTGGTATTCAGCTATGTGCGAAATCAGGGAAGTGGCTAATCACGGTCATGGGACTTAAGGCGCAAACCAGGTTAGTTTGTACTCAACCTATTCAGCTGACCTCCATGAAAAAGATACTGCTCCCAACTGATTTTTCAGAAACCTCGAAAAACGCTATTCGATGCGCCCTTCGTTATTTCAGTAATACACCTGTCGAATTTGTCTTGCTAAATGCCTTTGGTACATCGTTGACCGTGGCTTCAGATGTTGTAGCTGTTTACGCCAGCTTACTTGAGCAGGTGGAGACCAACCTACTGGAGTTAGAAAATGAAATTAAACAAAGGCTACCAAGTACGAAAGAAAAGCGCCGGGTGCGCACGATAGCCGTACCTACTGATCCCGAAACTGCAATCAAACGACTCATCCAGATGGAGCGTTTTGGTTGGGTAGTGATTGGGACAACTGGAAGCGGGAATGCCATTACTGTTGGTAGCCTGGCAACCGCACTGGTACGAGCTAACCTATGCAACGTCCTGGTTATTCCGTTCTCCGAGCCACCTGGCCCCTTATCGAACGTAGTGTTTGCCACCGACTACCAGCCGATTGGGGAAAGCGCCCGAAAAGTATTATCCGAATTAGTAAGCCAGCATCAGGCCGAGCTTACCTTCCTGACTATTCTGGCCGATGACACGCTAACCAGCGCACCTAGTAAAGCCGTGCGGGATGCCTATCGGGCCCAGTTTGCAGATCTTAACAGTAATGAAGCGATTGAATCGCACGTTGGTTTGCGGGTGGGTATCGAGGATTTTATCGATTCGCATTATGTAGACCTGCTGGTAACCGTCTGCCACCACCGTTCCCTTCTGGATGTGTTGCTCAATCGCAGCCTCACGCGCCAGTTAGCTTACAAACCCATGATTCCACTGGCCGTTCTGGCAGATAAGGAACGATCATCGGAGGACATTATAGAGCGCAGCCTTAAAGGCGAAGTTCTACTTTGATTCGTACGCAATCTAATTCACCTAAGACACTTAAATACAGGCAATTATGAAAAGCAATATGGGTTCTGCGGATAGGATCATCCGGTTTGTTGTGGCTATTGGATTGATTGGGCTCTTTGCAACTGGTACGTTGACCGGCACCTGGGGCATTGTAGCATTAGTCTTCGCTGGCGTATTTGTGTTAACTAGCTTTACTCGATTTTGTCCGCTTTACCTGCCTTTTGGTATTCGAACAAACCGAGTACGAAAACACCTGAATTAACGAACTTACTTTTTCAACCTATATTTCAATGGAACCACATTATTATGAAGTGAACCTGGGTTGGCAATATGCTCGTTTAGGTCAGCTTAGTTCGCCTACACTGACCGAATCTATTGATGTGGCTACGCCACCTGAGTTTCCGAAAGGCATCCCTGGCGTCTGGTCGCCCGAACATTTGCTGGTTGCTGCGGTGTCGAGTTGTTTTATGACTACGTTTCTGGCGATTGCCGAAAATTCAAAACTCGACTTTGATGATTTCGACTGTCGGGCAGTTGGTAAACTGGAAAATAAAGACAGTAAGCTACAGATCAGCGAGATACAGCTTTACCCCAAGTTAGTGCTTGTCGATGACAGCGATATAGAGAAAGGTGAACGGGTACTTCAGAAAGCCGAAAAAGCCTGTTTGATCGCAAATTCTATCCGTTCAGTCGTCACCAGTAAAGCCGATATTCGGGTAATCGTTAAGGACTATGATTAAACCAGAACCCCCGGATACGTAAGACCTACGTATCCGGGGGTTCGTTTGTCGCGCCAACTCCGCTCCAACATAGAGCAGGGCATTATTATCTTTTTTGCCTCACACGCGCATCACTAAAACTGGCTTCGTTGAATGATTCAGAACATCTTCGGCAACGCTACCTGCTAATAGATGCCGTAACCCTTTGTAGCCATGCGTGAATACTAAAATCAAATCCGCATTTACCTCGTCCGCATACTCAACAATCCCCTCTGCCACAGTGCTGGCCTGATGTATCGCACAATCGAATTCCGTAATTCCTTTAGCCTTGGCTAACTCATTTACCCAGTCGCGTATTCCTTCCGGAACCCGATTGTCGGTGGGCGTCAGTACATACAAAAACTGGTGTAACCCCTGTTCGCCCAGCTGAAATGGATAGTGCTGAGTGGTTTTTAGTCGGTCATCAAGGTCAATGGCGCAGACAATATTCTCGGGCCGAAAATGGGCAACAGGCTTCTTGATAATCAGTACCGGACAATGCGCATACCGAACAATACTTTCTGCATTCGAGCCAATCAGCCACTCTTCCAGACCAGATGCTCCCTCCGAACTCATTACAATTAGGTCAGCCGGCTGGTCGGCAACATTGTCGACAAGCCCCTGCCCATTCGTCAATAAAGTTGGGAGTATAGTCACTCCTTTATACGCACTGTTCGATGCCATCCGCTCCAGTGCTGTTTTTGCTGTTTGTTCGATCTCCTGAATTTCTTCTACCGTACGGTTCACCGTAATCGTTGCGGCTTCTGCATAAGCAGGCATTGGTAAAGGATAGACCACGGAATGCAGCAGGAGGATTCTGGCTGGGTATGTTCTGGCTAAATCAACAGCAACGGATAAAGCCGCATCGGATTCGGGACTCAGGTCGGTGGGAACAACAATCGTTTTCATGACTATGCCGGTTAAAATGAACGAAACAAAGTAAGTCCCGCAAACAAGCCTATACACTGATATGCGACCTTTAAACTGCTGATTTATATCATAGTTCAGCCTGAGTTACCTCTGGGCTTCAAGGAGATAGGATGCCTAGCTTTGATGCAGATTAACGGCCCTAATAGTCTTGAGCAACGTCAAAATTCCTGTCACTCATGGAAACACTTGACCATTTTCTAACCATCGCCTATGTCGTCACGAATATCTTCTCAGTCGTGCAACTGATTGGCAGTTATCGCTGGCCGACAACCACTCGGGTACTATTCTTTGTGCTCTTTGGTTTAGCTGCGTTTGTCAATAGTCGAAATGCCCTCGAAACGCCCTGGGTCTATCAGAGTTTCGCAGATTATGCCATCCCGTTATACAGGCGATTTATCCTGGGCCTGTTCGATACGTTCACCACGCCTATTGTGCTTAGTATCGGTGTTGCGCAAGTGCTGATTGCCGTTTCTATGTTTCTGAAAGGCGACTGGTTCC
Proteins encoded in this region:
- a CDS encoding universal stress protein, whose product is MKTIVVPTDLSPESDAALSVAVDLARTYPARILLLHSVVYPLPMPAYAEAATITVNRTVEEIQEIEQTAKTALERMASNSAYKGVTILPTLLTNGQGLVDNVADQPADLIVMSSEGASGLEEWLIGSNAESIVRYAHCPVLIIKKPVAHFRPENIVCAIDLDDRLKTTQHYPFQLGEQGLHQFLYVLTPTDNRVPEGIRDWVNELAKAKGITEFDCAIHQASTVAEGIVEYADEVNADLILVFTHGYKGLRHLLAGSVAEDVLNHSTKPVLVMRV
- a CDS encoding universal stress protein, with protein sequence MKKILLPTDFSETSKNAIRCALRYFSNTPVEFVLLNAFGTSLTVASDVVAVYASLLEQVETNLLELENEIKQRLPSTKEKRRVRTIAVPTDPETAIKRLIQMERFGWVVIGTTGSGNAITVGSLATALVRANLCNVLVIPFSEPPGPLSNVVFATDYQPIGESARKVLSELVSQHQAELTFLTILADDTLTSAPSKAVRDAYRAQFADLNSNEAIESHVGLRVGIEDFIDSHYVDLLVTVCHHRSLLDVLLNRSLTRQLAYKPMIPLAVLADKERSSEDIIERSLKGEVLL
- a CDS encoding OsmC family protein gives rise to the protein MEPHYYEVNLGWQYARLGQLSSPTLTESIDVATPPEFPKGIPGVWSPEHLLVAAVSSCFMTTFLAIAENSKLDFDDFDCRAVGKLENKDSKLQISEIQLYPKLVLVDDSDIEKGERVLQKAEKACLIANSIRSVVTSKADIRVIVKDYD
- a CDS encoding YgaP family membrane protein, translating into MKSNMGSADRIIRFVVAIGLIGLFATGTLTGTWGIVALVFAGVFVLTSFTRFCPLYLPFGIRTNRVRKHLN